In Actinoplanes sp. NBC_00393, a single genomic region encodes these proteins:
- a CDS encoding SCO2522 family protein: protein MTVAPHRPRSVYRETAAEPTAPSVGLSHVSLELGHLYMEDLQAAESESRLAEHFRSVSHWLEAIKSMGRWGIKSPRVSTCFLIDDYFSRLDEPAVIIKKVVDAAAKSGVIIDYIARESSCAEFGTTKLAQQVFNSIVPEALPGANGSRPPLKESGWLANGRRSFDPAVAPAMAGETWRSPEQTAANRHSIFMDVQIRDNLWSCSFLAAVWQLLRLGLLRPEEKQLTKPVRLAGDYPTDWSDLPPVIKLTNTNNPFCAYRSFSILPTRFMEVEMAARTVLHQVGLDPLIMEDLNDRAADEGIKLPPEILDRIDYAFINDWSPATGR, encoded by the coding sequence ATGACGGTAGCCCCGCACCGCCCCCGTTCGGTCTACCGGGAGACGGCGGCCGAGCCAACCGCTCCCTCTGTGGGACTCTCACACGTCTCACTCGAGCTGGGCCACCTCTACATGGAGGATCTGCAGGCGGCGGAGAGCGAGAGCCGGCTCGCCGAGCACTTTCGGAGCGTCTCGCACTGGCTCGAGGCCATCAAGTCGATGGGTCGCTGGGGCATCAAGTCACCACGGGTCAGCACCTGCTTTCTGATCGACGACTACTTCAGCCGCCTCGACGAACCGGCAGTGATCATCAAGAAGGTGGTCGACGCCGCTGCCAAGAGCGGGGTGATCATCGACTACATCGCCCGCGAGTCGAGTTGCGCCGAGTTCGGGACGACCAAGCTGGCGCAGCAGGTCTTCAACTCGATCGTGCCGGAGGCCCTGCCCGGCGCCAACGGGAGCCGGCCCCCGCTCAAGGAGAGCGGCTGGCTGGCGAACGGCCGCCGGTCCTTCGACCCCGCGGTCGCGCCGGCCATGGCGGGCGAGACGTGGCGCAGCCCCGAGCAGACCGCCGCCAATCGGCACTCGATCTTCATGGACGTGCAGATCCGGGACAACCTGTGGTCGTGCTCCTTCCTCGCCGCGGTGTGGCAGCTCCTGCGCCTGGGCCTGCTCCGGCCGGAGGAGAAGCAGCTCACCAAGCCGGTGAGGCTGGCCGGTGACTATCCGACCGACTGGTCCGATCTGCCCCCGGTGATCAAGCTGACCAACACCAACAACCCGTTCTGCGCATACCGGAGTTTCTCCATCCTCCCGACCCGCTTCATGGAGGTCGAGATGGCTGCGCGCACGGTTCTGCACCAGGTCGGGCTCGATCCGCTGATCATGGAAGACCTCAACGACCGGGCCGCCGACGAGGGGATCAAGCTGCCGCCCGAGATCCTCGACCGCATCGATTACGCCTTCATCAACGACTGGTCTCCCGCCACCGGCCGCTGA